The following coding sequences lie in one Klebsiella huaxiensis genomic window:
- a CDS encoding MipA/OmpV family protein: MTKIKLLALGVLIATSASVVHAEGKFTLGAGVGVVEHPYKQYDADVYPVPVINYESDNFWFRGLGGGYYLWNDTNDKLSVTAYWSPMYFKPGDSDSQQMRRLDKRKSTVMAGLSYVHNTQYGFLRTTLAGDTLDNSNGIVWDLAWLYRYTNGNLTLTPGIGVEWNSDNQNEYYYGVSKHESNRSGMRSYDPDSSWNPYLELSANYRFLGDWSVYGVARYTRLSDEITDSPMVDKSWSGVISTGITYSF; encoded by the coding sequence GTGACTAAAATCAAACTTCTGGCACTTGGTGTGTTGATTGCGACTTCAGCATCCGTCGTACACGCTGAAGGGAAGTTCACTTTGGGTGCGGGTGTGGGTGTCGTCGAACATCCTTACAAGCAGTACGATGCTGATGTTTACCCGGTGCCCGTTATTAATTATGAGAGCGATAACTTTTGGTTTCGCGGTTTAGGTGGTGGTTACTACCTGTGGAATGACACCAACGATAAGCTCTCCGTGACCGCATACTGGTCGCCGATGTATTTTAAGCCGGGCGATAGCGACAGCCAGCAAATGCGTCGCCTGGATAAGCGTAAATCCACGGTGATGGCAGGGCTTTCGTACGTTCACAATACGCAGTACGGTTTCCTGCGCACTACGCTTGCAGGCGACACGCTGGATAACAGCAACGGTATTGTGTGGGATCTGGCCTGGCTGTATCGCTATACCAACGGTAACCTGACGCTTACACCGGGTATTGGTGTGGAGTGGAACAGCGATAACCAGAATGAGTACTACTATGGTGTTTCGAAGCATGAGTCGAATCGCAGCGGCATGCGCAGCTACGATCCGGACAGCAGCTGGAATCCGTACCTGGAGCTGTCGGCAAACTATCGTTTCCTCGGCGACTGGAGCGTATACGGTGTTGCCCGCTATACGCGTCTGTCCGATGAAATCACCGATAGCCCAATGGTGGACAAATCCTGGAGCGGTGTGATTTCTACCGGGATCACTTACTCCTTCTGA